One stretch of Lacrimispora sphenoides DNA includes these proteins:
- the thiI gene encoding tRNA uracil 4-sulfurtransferase ThiI: protein MQYQSFLIKYAEIGVKGKNRYLFEDALVTQIRHSLKRVDGDFIVSKESGRIYVNAESEYDFDEVIEAFKCIFGIAAICPMVQVDDNGYEDLKKQVQSYVDEFYEDKNFTFKVNARRGNKKYPVNSEQINRDLGELILNAFPETKVDVHKPDVMLHVEVRNKINIYSHVIPGPGGMPVGTNGKAMLLLSGGIDSPVAGYMIAKRGVKIDAVYFHAPPYTSERAKQKVIDLAKLVSKYSGPIRLHIVNFTDIQLYIYDKCPHEELTIIMRRYMMKIAERLAEESGSMALITGESIGQVASQTMQSLAATDAATTMPVFRPVIGFDKQEIVDVSEKIGTYETSVLPFEDCCTIFVAKHPVTKPSLKMIERSEEKLEEKIGELVETAISTVEKVWC from the coding sequence ATGCAATATCAATCATTTTTAATTAAATATGCAGAAATCGGGGTTAAAGGAAAGAACCGTTATCTGTTCGAGGATGCCCTGGTGACTCAGATCCGCCACTCCTTAAAGAGGGTGGATGGCGATTTTATAGTTTCCAAGGAATCAGGACGTATTTATGTAAATGCAGAGTCAGAATATGATTTTGATGAGGTCATAGAAGCGTTTAAATGTATCTTCGGCATTGCCGCCATCTGCCCTATGGTTCAGGTGGATGACAATGGATACGAGGATTTAAAGAAACAGGTGCAGTCTTATGTAGATGAATTCTACGAGGATAAGAATTTCACCTTTAAGGTCAATGCCCGCAGAGGAAATAAGAAATATCCGGTAAATTCTGAACAGATCAACCGGGATTTGGGAGAATTGATTCTTAACGCGTTTCCCGAGACAAAGGTAGATGTCCATAAGCCGGATGTGATGCTTCATGTGGAAGTCCGCAATAAGATCAATATCTACTCCCATGTCATTCCAGGTCCTGGCGGCATGCCGGTGGGAACCAATGGAAAAGCCATGCTTCTTTTATCCGGTGGTATTGACAGCCCGGTGGCAGGGTATATGATCGCAAAGCGCGGGGTTAAGATCGATGCTGTCTACTTCCATGCTCCGCCATATACCAGTGAGCGTGCCAAACAGAAGGTAATCGATTTAGCTAAGCTGGTTTCTAAATATTCCGGGCCGATTCGCCTTCATATTGTGAATTTTACGGACATCCAGCTGTACATTTATGACAAATGCCCTCATGAGGAGCTTACCATCATCATGAGACGTTATATGATGAAAATTGCGGAGCGTCTGGCAGAGGAGAGTGGATCCATGGCACTCATAACAGGAGAGAGCATCGGACAGGTGGCTTCCCAGACCATGCAGTCTCTGGCTGCTACGGATGCTGCCACCACTATGCCGGTATTCCGTCCTGTCATTGGCTTTGACAAGCAGGAAATTGTGGATGTATCGGAAAAGATCGGTACCTATGAGACTTCCGTGCTTCCCTTTGAGGACTGCTGTACCATTTTTGTGGCAAAGCATCCGGTGACAAAACCGAGTTTGAAGATGATCGAACGGTCAGAGGAAAAGTTAGAGGAAAAGATCGGCGAACTGGTTGAAACGGCCATAAGCACGGTGGAAAAGGTTTGGTGTTAA
- the ruvX gene encoding Holliday junction resolvase RuvX, which translates to MRIMGLDYGSKTVGVAVSDLLGITAQGVETITREDENKLRKTCARIEELIREYEIEAIVLGYPKNMNNTAGERAEKTEQFKEMLERRTGLTVILWDERLTTVASERILQESGVRREHRKAVIDKVAAGLILQGYLDSLKQETGNEQ; encoded by the coding sequence ATGAGGATTATGGGGCTTGATTACGGTTCTAAGACTGTAGGAGTTGCAGTTTCTGACTTACTTGGTATAACCGCCCAGGGAGTGGAGACAATTACGAGAGAAGACGAGAATAAACTGAGAAAGACCTGTGCCCGGATTGAGGAACTGATTCGGGAATATGAGATTGAAGCCATAGTCCTTGGCTATCCGAAAAATATGAATAATACGGCCGGTGAACGGGCCGAGAAAACGGAACAGTTTAAAGAGATGCTGGAGAGGCGGACTGGACTTACCGTCATTCTATGGGATGAACGGCTTACGACCGTTGCATCGGAGAGAATATTACAGGAAAGCGGTGTAAGACGAGAACACCGCAAGGCAGTCATTGATAAGGTGGCGGCAGGGCTGATCCTGCAGGGCTATCTGGACAGCTTAAAGCAGGAGACAGGAAATGAACAGTGA
- a CDS encoding IreB family regulatory phosphoprotein produces the protein MGDIHNTQFFKAVQENKLNVSQVLEQVYIALNEKGYNPINQIVGYIMSGDPTYITSHKNARSLIMKVERDEILEELMGVYIDTKLK, from the coding sequence ATGGGCGATATTCATAATACGCAATTTTTCAAGGCAGTGCAGGAAAATAAACTGAATGTAAGCCAGGTGCTGGAACAGGTTTATATTGCTCTTAATGAGAAGGGCTATAATCCTATTAACCAGATCGTGGGCTATATTATGTCAGGAGATCCTACTTATATTACCAGCCATAAGAACGCTAGAAGTCTTATCATGAAAGTTGAGCGGGATGAGATTCTGGAAGAACTTATGGGAGTATATATTGATACGAAGTTGAAATAA
- the mtaB gene encoding tRNA (N(6)-L-threonylcarbamoyladenosine(37)-C(2))-methylthiotransferase MtaB, whose translation MKKAALHNLGCKVNSYETEAMQQLLENAGYEIVPFAEGADVYIINTCSVTNIADRKSRQMLHRAKKMNPEAVVVAAGCYVQAAGEELKKDEAVDLVVGNNKKTELVSILEDYFAQKKKPEEEIAFGQTAAPDEAVETVIDINDTMEYENLSIDKISDHTRAFIKVQDGCNQFCSYCIIPYTRGRVRSRKPDEVVEEVKRLTTSGYQEIVLTGIHLSSYGKDFPEEERLTLLDLIKSIHDVEGLKRIRLGSLEPRIVTEEFASELAGLHKICPHFHLSLQSGCDNTLKRMNRHYTTEDYLNRCQILRKVFENPAITTDVIVGFPGERSEDFQVTKEYLKNVQFYEMHVFKYSKRNGTRAAVMPDQVPESIKAERSNDLLCLEKEMSLEYRKSWLGSRVEVLMEEEFWWNDVHYMIGHTREYVKAAVPFEEGLKGMVIEGTLMELMNDEVAFLKY comes from the coding sequence ATGAAAAAGGCAGCCCTGCATAATCTAGGATGCAAGGTTAATTCCTATGAAACAGAAGCCATGCAGCAGCTTCTTGAAAACGCCGGATATGAGATCGTTCCTTTTGCGGAAGGGGCAGATGTTTATATCATTAATACATGCTCCGTAACGAATATCGCGGACCGTAAATCCAGGCAGATGCTTCACAGGGCAAAGAAGATGAATCCGGAGGCAGTGGTCGTGGCAGCAGGATGCTACGTCCAGGCAGCGGGAGAAGAACTTAAAAAGGATGAAGCGGTGGATCTGGTCGTTGGCAACAATAAAAAAACCGAGCTGGTTTCTATTCTGGAAGACTACTTTGCCCAAAAGAAGAAGCCGGAAGAAGAAATAGCCTTCGGTCAGACCGCTGCGCCTGATGAAGCGGTGGAAACGGTTATTGATATCAATGACACGATGGAGTACGAGAATCTGTCCATTGATAAGATTTCAGACCATACCAGAGCATTTATCAAGGTCCAGGATGGCTGCAACCAGTTTTGCAGCTACTGCATCATACCATATACCAGGGGACGAGTGAGAAGCCGGAAGCCCGATGAGGTGGTGGAAGAAGTAAAACGTCTGACCACTTCCGGTTATCAGGAGATTGTACTAACAGGAATTCACTTAAGCTCCTATGGAAAGGATTTTCCTGAGGAAGAACGGCTTACTCTTCTGGATCTGATTAAAAGCATTCACGATGTGGAAGGATTAAAGCGGATCCGTCTAGGTTCCTTAGAGCCCAGGATCGTGACTGAGGAGTTTGCGTCAGAACTTGCAGGACTTCATAAAATATGCCCCCATTTCCACTTATCCCTTCAAAGCGGATGTGATAATACCTTAAAGCGGATGAACCGCCATTATACTACTGAGGACTATTTAAACCGCTGTCAGATTTTGCGGAAGGTATTTGAAAATCCTGCCATTACCACAGATGTGATCGTAGGATTCCCGGGAGAACGCTCCGAAGATTTCCAGGTGACAAAAGAATATTTGAAAAATGTTCAGTTCTATGAGATGCATGTTTTTAAATATTCCAAAAGAAACGGCACCAGGGCGGCAGTGATGCCGGACCAGGTACCGGAATCCATAAAGGCGGAGCGCAGCAATGACCTCCTTTGCCTGGAAAAGGAAATGTCCTTAGAGTATCGGAAGTCATGGTTAGGATCCAGGGTCGAGGTGCTTATGGAAGAGGAATTCTGGTGGAATGACGTTCATTATATGATCGGCCACACCAGAGAATATGTGAAGGCCGCAGTACCCTTTGAAGAAGGCTTAAAGGGCATGGTGATAGAGGGAACTCTGATGGAACTTATGAACGATGAGGTGGCATTTTTAAAGTATTGA
- a CDS encoding PTS sugar transporter, with amino-acid sequence MKTVRISLNSIDKVKSFVNDLTKFDTDFDLVSGRYVIDAKSIMGIFSLDLSKPIDLNIHSENNADEILNVLSPYIVD; translated from the coding sequence ATGAAAACAGTTCGTATATCTTTAAATTCCATCGATAAAGTAAAATCTTTTGTAAATGATTTAACAAAGTTTGATACTGATTTTGATCTTGTTTCCGGCAGATACGTAATTGACGCAAAGTCTATTATGGGCATCTTCAGCCTGGATCTTTCCAAACCCATTGATTTAAATATCCACTCTGAAAATAATGCTGATGAAATCTTAAACGTTTTATCTCCATACATTGTAGATTAA